Proteins found in one Bacillus subtilis subsp. subtilis str. 168 genomic segment:
- the yonC gene encoding conserved protein of unknown function; phage SPbeta (Evidence 4: Unknown function but conserved in other organisms): MATRLQKALTEVGNHTTGNLNSLKIKTVAHGAKVTGSDIDNFMLVELGFDAEGNRTASKLSDKTKKAYLIASPEARYLGESMRDFYNGVGEHARIVILEPAYTRFDVSAFSFNTGVTEVKQGQVAHFDIATQKYILSDPTSPHEDYADSSAKFLVVNNEDDLVYTMGQKLVRLEVIEA; encoded by the coding sequence ATGGCTACAAGATTACAAAAAGCCCTTACTGAAGTAGGTAATCATACTACTGGAAACTTGAATTCTTTAAAAATCAAAACAGTTGCTCACGGTGCAAAAGTGACTGGTTCAGACATTGATAACTTTATGCTTGTTGAACTTGGTTTTGATGCTGAGGGGAACCGTACAGCTTCGAAACTATCAGATAAAACAAAAAAAGCATATTTAATTGCATCTCCTGAAGCACGCTACCTTGGTGAATCAATGAGAGATTTTTATAACGGTGTAGGAGAACATGCTCGAATTGTTATCCTTGAGCCAGCTTATACTCGTTTTGATGTTTCTGCATTTTCATTTAATACAGGAGTGACTGAGGTTAAACAAGGTCAAGTGGCTCACTTTGATATTGCTACTCAAAAGTATATTCTTAGTGATCCTACTTCACCTCATGAGGATTATGCTGATTCTTCTGCTAAGTTCCTAGTTGTAAATAATGAAGATGACCTTGTTTACACAATGGGACAAAAACTTGTTCGCCTTGAAGTAATCGAGGCCTAA
- the yonB gene encoding conserved protein of unknown function; phage SPbeta (Evidence 4: Unknown function but conserved in other organisms) gives MKLDTVKIKGLFSRVLNNKMDGTDKADIQTYIKKVFGDGGTTPDPSMLHQFNNLVVEQADEIAKPKVTQLLSLLANVQQEKRGNIKEIKIPKKNKAKVIWSATGSGVDLVRVEGQETVPAVPKTMSTGFYYEPLDLVTDSIVYFNKLVNDIADAKVRLYLDKIHQLTASAITAGKIPAKNVQTGSNLTLQQYNKVASVLQRYGGKPIFVADTLLIDYFAFQQGTDSTFKNFLTEEVKGELLTALNPTTIGRTTAVNLTNPFTDDTNSKVELPVNKGYMFAGGVSQKPFSVVEYGGLRQLTEQDIEDERIKMKIVQDASVNLLFGEAIGIIEEQAAVSI, from the coding sequence ATGAAATTAGATACTGTGAAAATCAAAGGCTTGTTTAGCCGTGTATTAAATAACAAAATGGACGGTACAGACAAAGCTGATATCCAAACTTACATTAAGAAAGTGTTTGGTGATGGCGGTACTACACCTGACCCTTCCATGCTCCATCAATTTAATAACCTTGTCGTTGAACAAGCTGATGAAATTGCGAAACCAAAAGTAACACAGCTCCTCTCCCTTCTGGCCAATGTCCAACAAGAAAAACGAGGCAATATTAAAGAAATTAAAATTCCAAAAAAGAATAAAGCAAAAGTCATTTGGTCTGCTACAGGCTCTGGTGTTGATTTAGTTCGTGTTGAAGGACAAGAAACAGTTCCTGCTGTTCCGAAAACTATGTCAACAGGTTTCTATTATGAACCCCTAGATCTCGTAACAGATTCAATTGTTTACTTCAATAAATTGGTGAATGATATCGCAGATGCTAAAGTCCGTTTGTACCTCGATAAAATTCATCAATTAACTGCAAGCGCAATTACAGCTGGTAAAATCCCTGCAAAAAATGTTCAAACAGGCTCAAACCTTACTCTTCAACAATACAACAAAGTAGCTTCCGTGCTTCAACGTTATGGTGGAAAACCAATCTTCGTCGCTGACACTCTTCTCATTGACTACTTCGCATTCCAACAAGGAACAGACTCTACGTTTAAGAACTTCTTAACAGAAGAAGTAAAAGGAGAGCTCCTTACTGCTCTAAATCCAACAACTATCGGAAGAACAACTGCTGTTAACCTCACTAACCCATTTACAGATGATACAAATAGTAAAGTCGAACTTCCTGTCAACAAAGGTTATATGTTTGCCGGCGGCGTTTCTCAAAAACCATTTTCTGTTGTTGAGTATGGCGGACTGCGTCAATTGACAGAACAAGATATCGAAGATGAAAGAATCAAAATGAAAATTGTTCAAGATGCTTCTGTTAACCTTCTTTTTGGAGAAGCAATCGGAATTATTGAAGAACAAGCTGCAGTATCTATCTAA
- the yonA gene encoding conserved protein of unknown function; phage SPbeta (Evidence 4: Unknown function but conserved in other organisms; PubMedId: 17293416), whose product MTEKIKLARYRSTSYFVGYTGDGGHKQYTWSGSKNGKADIKEVPKEVVEWLTMNSVCFDKGELVIVEDNETTKEIKDSIVESEAYENNIHTKEEIEKMIKSGNIAQLKNKLDKITVDSEKQFIIDVASEFSDDIAAGKLKVLADWMGVADPSLLFD is encoded by the coding sequence TTGACTGAAAAAATTAAGTTAGCACGATACAGAAGTACGTCTTATTTTGTTGGGTATACCGGCGATGGTGGACATAAACAATACACTTGGTCTGGTAGTAAAAATGGGAAGGCTGATATTAAAGAAGTTCCAAAAGAAGTTGTTGAATGGCTCACAATGAACAGCGTTTGTTTCGATAAAGGTGAATTAGTTATTGTTGAAGATAACGAGACAACCAAAGAGATTAAAGATTCTATTGTTGAGTCGGAGGCTTATGAAAATAACATTCATACCAAAGAAGAAATTGAAAAGATGATTAAATCGGGAAATATTGCTCAACTAAAAAATAAGCTCGATAAAATCACAGTGGATTCTGAGAAGCAATTTATTATTGACGTTGCTTCAGAATTTAGTGATGACATTGCTGCAGGCAAATTAAAAGTTTTGGCTGATTGGATGGGAGTCGCTGATCCTTCCCTTCTCTTTGACTAA
- the yomZ gene encoding conserved protein of unknown function; phage SPbeta (Evidence 4: Unknown function but conserved in other organisms), with the protein MTSYDQIWETFLNNCETSDFDVPQQEEDIYKSIRNAILHFNNRLRDNLKADNSTETVNRELSEDDLLILAHFLRYIFLLNKKTLFENTWQPFTNDVGIKNFGTQLNSLKQSVMDQKDEIERLILNAAVDYL; encoded by the coding sequence ATGACATCTTATGATCAAATATGGGAAACCTTTTTAAACAACTGCGAGACGTCCGATTTTGATGTTCCTCAACAAGAAGAGGACATTTATAAATCAATTCGAAATGCAATCCTTCATTTCAATAACCGGCTTAGAGACAATTTAAAAGCTGATAATTCAACTGAAACTGTTAATCGAGAATTATCTGAGGATGATCTTCTTATTCTTGCACACTTCTTGAGATACATCTTTTTGTTAAATAAAAAGACCTTGTTTGAGAATACGTGGCAGCCCTTCACGAATGACGTGGGGATCAAGAACTTTGGTACGCAACTCAATTCACTTAAACAAAGTGTAATGGATCAGAAAGACGAAATTGAGCGCTTGATATTGAACGCTGCGGTGGATTATCTATGA
- the yomY gene encoding conserved protein of unknown function; phage SPbeta (Evidence 4: Unknown function but conserved in other organisms) gives MSTIKVKSAHKDGQIKLEDLDVVCNKLCKRNNSVLFKLEKYLNKKLLSDPELTEIRDTILTVSGELSRLRDNLVTDGDSNEGLQ, from the coding sequence ATGAGTACAATTAAAGTTAAATCGGCACATAAAGATGGACAAATAAAGCTTGAGGACTTAGATGTTGTTTGCAATAAACTGTGTAAAAGAAACAATTCAGTCCTCTTCAAATTGGAGAAATACCTTAATAAAAAGCTGCTAAGTGATCCTGAACTCACAGAAATCAGGGACACTATTTTAACAGTAAGTGGTGAATTAAGCAGACTTAGGGATAACTTAGTAACAGACGGTGATTCGAATGAAGGACTACAGTAA
- the yomX gene encoding conserved protein of unknown function; phage SPbeta (Evidence 4: Unknown function but conserved in other organisms; PubMedId: 11717295, 27188294) codes for MKDYSNYHKVNINNKLLHDGKLIFQQGLKGFESEKVTIDGIEKTVMITSKYSSGDGSARYILGEIADIYRGGVVKFNDETWLITSHPLSNKIYKKAEIKICGTSFFLTSEDKLIDTGKINEITGKPIYEKVPGEKTEVPCIFERTTSINGTELAVNLPDGQANITIPYLVHEKLKIGLTLTFFGEDYQVDDIDYSKVYGDHGTIKLVAKKKVGEKT; via the coding sequence ATGAAGGACTACAGTAATTACCACAAGGTTAACATTAATAATAAACTTCTTCATGATGGTAAGCTTATTTTCCAACAAGGCCTTAAGGGGTTTGAATCTGAAAAAGTCACAATTGATGGAATCGAAAAAACAGTAATGATCACTTCTAAGTACTCTAGTGGCGATGGTTCTGCAAGATATATATTAGGTGAAATTGCTGACATTTATCGTGGCGGAGTTGTTAAGTTTAATGATGAAACATGGCTCATCACCTCCCACCCTCTCAGTAATAAGATTTACAAAAAGGCTGAGATAAAAATATGTGGAACATCATTTTTTCTTACTTCAGAAGACAAGCTAATCGATACTGGCAAAATTAACGAAATCACTGGTAAGCCAATTTATGAAAAAGTACCTGGCGAAAAAACTGAAGTCCCCTGCATATTCGAAAGGACAACTTCAATAAATGGCACTGAATTGGCGGTAAATCTTCCTGATGGTCAAGCAAACATTACAATTCCTTATCTTGTTCATGAAAAATTGAAAATCGGACTTACCCTCACCTTCTTTGGCGAAGATTATCAAGTCGATGATATAGACTATTCTAAAGTTTATGGAGACCACGGAACAATAAAATTGGTTGCCAAAAAGAAAGTTGGTGAAAAGACATGA
- the yomW gene encoding conserved protein of unknown function; phage SPbeta (Evidence 4: Unknown function but conserved in other organisms): MSMTVEQMTKVFRLVMDDVELNRLLYYKTDPLSPSHPDVQSLENYYDSTNDSPAIINTIFKRAPKTDDLSDSPLCRMCIYLGNALPKPTNQSFMLLNQELMIDVYTHINTFEISEYRSLKIIDRVSKLFFNKNIAGFGVTVDYKRLLISNPPDGYLGYKMIFTFGASK, translated from the coding sequence ATGAGCATGACTGTTGAACAGATGACAAAAGTCTTCAGATTAGTTATGGATGATGTTGAACTGAATCGGCTCTTGTATTACAAAACTGATCCTCTCTCCCCTTCTCATCCAGATGTTCAATCACTCGAAAATTATTATGACTCCACAAATGACTCTCCCGCTATAATCAATACCATATTCAAGCGAGCACCTAAAACAGATGATCTATCGGATTCACCATTATGTAGGATGTGTATTTATTTAGGGAATGCATTGCCTAAGCCGACAAACCAAAGCTTTATGTTGTTAAATCAAGAATTGATGATCGATGTATACACACACATTAATACATTTGAGATATCTGAGTATCGAAGTTTGAAAATCATCGACAGGGTTTCAAAATTATTTTTCAATAAAAATATTGCTGGTTTTGGTGTAACAGTAGATTATAAACGTTTGCTTATTAGTAATCCCCCTGACGGATATTTGGGCTACAAGATGATCTTTACTTTTGGAGCAAGTAAATGA
- the yomV gene encoding conserved protein of unknown function; phage SPbeta (Evidence 4: Unknown function but conserved in other organisms), whose protein sequence is MNELKDFFFLGKPIQTEIGEIDFIRLKDYPLYTKELSMLRMNKKSLIKEYSRFNEDGSLDPFIIEMKKRDLYEIVHSVLPDFHEAYFKVFSKVLINKDSLSLIGKHNFPRLRKLILDMHCITEDKVVDNDELQEFHDISKSLKQQDSQSDLKDIVSCVAAFNGYTYEEISEMTMYQLYLSFYRMAEVMNYNTTTLFATVSPDVKVSDWSSHINLYKEESYHLSTKDAKNIEQLFGG, encoded by the coding sequence ATGAATGAGTTAAAGGATTTCTTTTTCTTAGGAAAACCGATCCAGACTGAAATAGGAGAGATTGATTTCATCCGCTTAAAAGATTATCCTCTCTACACCAAAGAACTAAGCATGTTGAGGATGAATAAGAAAAGTCTTATTAAAGAATATTCAAGGTTTAATGAGGATGGCTCGCTTGACCCATTTATTATTGAAATGAAAAAGAGAGATCTTTATGAAATTGTACATTCGGTACTCCCTGATTTTCACGAGGCTTATTTCAAAGTTTTTTCAAAAGTATTGATAAACAAGGATTCCCTATCGTTGATTGGAAAACATAATTTTCCCCGTCTCCGAAAACTAATACTAGACATGCATTGTATCACTGAAGACAAGGTCGTTGACAATGATGAACTTCAGGAGTTCCATGATATAAGTAAATCACTCAAGCAACAAGATTCTCAAAGTGATTTAAAGGATATAGTAAGCTGTGTTGCTGCATTTAACGGATACACGTATGAAGAAATATCTGAAATGACGATGTATCAACTATATTTGTCGTTCTACAGGATGGCTGAAGTTATGAATTATAACACAACCACACTTTTTGCTACCGTCTCTCCTGATGTCAAAGTAAGTGATTGGAGTAGTCACATTAATCTTTACAAGGAAGAGTCTTATCACCTGAGCACTAAAGATGCTAAAAATATCGAGCAATTATTTGGAGGCTAA
- the yomU gene encoding conserved protein of unknown function; phage SPbeta (Evidence 4: Unknown function but conserved in other organisms), whose translation MAKQTVIHEVGKITAKRLSDNKVIASGVTQMTQFSQQVQQDFLKGGWGNRDLYVINSSKEVSGNVRNAFFDLDFMAMQQGVKIENETISVWEDESLTVSDTGTVILSYLPLSKVSLTNEDGDQIEVDAASKTVTVPDTFATKGEALAVHYQIEVEAETVEINGEKFSENYYFEIHTIEYDPKTSKIYSDLYIQLPKVNFSGEADMSFEAGNAYTPEIGYRALADNNGKIGNFARVKRKADGTKGVVTSDEGTGSSQSSDLGGTTE comes from the coding sequence TTGGCAAAACAAACAGTAATCCATGAAGTTGGAAAAATTACAGCTAAACGTCTGAGCGATAATAAGGTTATTGCTTCAGGTGTTACACAAATGACTCAGTTTTCCCAACAAGTTCAACAAGACTTTTTAAAAGGCGGATGGGGTAACCGAGACCTGTATGTTATTAATTCAAGTAAAGAAGTATCGGGTAATGTCCGAAATGCTTTCTTTGATCTTGATTTCATGGCAATGCAGCAAGGTGTAAAAATTGAAAACGAAACAATTTCTGTGTGGGAAGATGAAAGCTTAACAGTTAGTGATACTGGTACGGTTATCCTTTCATATCTCCCATTGTCTAAAGTTTCATTAACTAACGAAGATGGAGATCAAATTGAAGTTGACGCTGCATCTAAAACAGTTACTGTGCCTGATACCTTTGCAACCAAGGGTGAAGCTTTAGCAGTTCATTATCAAATTGAAGTTGAAGCCGAGACTGTTGAAATTAACGGTGAAAAATTCTCTGAGAATTACTACTTTGAAATTCACACAATTGAATACGATCCTAAGACTTCAAAAATCTACAGTGACCTTTATATTCAGCTCCCTAAAGTAAACTTCTCTGGTGAAGCAGATATGTCGTTTGAAGCAGGAAATGCATACACTCCGGAAATCGGCTATCGAGCCCTTGCTGATAATAACGGAAAAATCGGTAACTTTGCTCGTGTAAAACGTAAAGCTGATGGGACAAAGGGCGTTGTCACTAGTGATGAAGGAACTGGCTCATCTCAAAGCTCAGATCTTGGCGGAACAACTGAATAA
- the youA gene encoding conserved protein of unknown function; phage SPbeta (Evidence 4: Unknown function but conserved in other organisms) — MAFLNQDGDKYTSAKDDGTGNPITAVSIERSTVPLEVGLNNDQPLNVNVANTALDVNITNTASVPVLVKNTAAIKTQVQKSYSEFVVTDADTVATGATKSYTVDLIDSLGVFRTYGVAMYTTQTDSSNSKVLASIYSVPKNIPFYSATTSGNDNSVLFNSIVFVQNYPLQKQLTFTAPKIHLTVKAAGTVDLTGLKIVVWGME; from the coding sequence ATTGCTTTTTTAAACCAGGACGGTGATAAATACACCTCTGCAAAAGATGATGGGACAGGTAATCCCATAACAGCTGTATCAATTGAACGTTCCACTGTCCCCTTGGAGGTTGGTCTCAATAATGACCAGCCTCTTAATGTTAATGTGGCCAACACTGCACTTGATGTAAATATAACTAATACGGCTTCTGTCCCTGTTTTGGTTAAAAACACTGCAGCAATTAAAACCCAAGTTCAAAAATCCTATTCTGAATTTGTTGTTACTGATGCTGATACCGTAGCTACAGGTGCAACTAAGTCTTATACAGTTGATCTAATCGATTCACTTGGTGTTTTCAGAACTTACGGTGTTGCTATGTACACAACTCAAACAGACAGCTCAAACAGCAAAGTTTTAGCAAGTATTTATTCCGTACCGAAAAACATCCCATTTTATTCTGCAACTACATCAGGTAATGATAATTCTGTTCTATTCAACAGCATTGTTTTTGTTCAGAATTACCCTTTACAAAAACAATTAACTTTCACTGCTCCAAAAATACATCTGACAGTTAAAGCAGCCGGTACAGTTGATCTAACTGGGTTAAAAATCGTTGTTTGGGGGATGGAATAA
- the yomT gene encoding hypothetical protein; phage SPbeta (Evidence 5: Unknown function) — translation MTFDEVCGLFKQFDGLEQKFLLLSDGSYISVDDFKQRFEGDFNEYEPLSSLQSSPSSTPAWEGIWNKLQEDGLFE, via the coding sequence ATGACATTTGATGAAGTATGTGGTCTGTTCAAACAATTTGATGGTTTGGAACAAAAATTCCTATTACTATCAGATGGATCCTATATCAGTGTTGATGATTTCAAGCAACGCTTTGAAGGCGACTTCAATGAGTACGAACCTTTAAGTTCGCTTCAGTCATCCCCTTCCTCTACCCCAGCTTGGGAAGGTATATGGAATAAGCTACAAGAGGATGGGCTTTTTGAATAA